Proteins encoded in a region of the Streptomyces violaceoruber genome:
- a CDS encoding glycosyltransferase family 2 protein — translation MTPHPRLSIGLPVYNGEEYLAESLDALLGQTYEDFELVISDNASTDGTRDICRRYAAQDSRIRYIRLPRNIGAAPNHNYVFTECRGELFKWASHDDLYARDLLRSCVAALDERPEVVLAHAGQAVIDGDGKVKVPYEYGLATDSPRAPERFRSLLFEPGGDDFYGVMRSAMLRRVKPHDSYHHADRTFVAEITLHGPFHQVPELLYFRRDHPTRAERANPSKRSRCVNLDPRRAGPLHPTPRLLAEYVWGFASAIGRAPLSSADRRACHRHLAAWLTSRVRPGVGERVEDRAPVDPDRLTVSVDDLVAGREGRQA, via the coding sequence ATGACCCCCCACCCCCGGCTGAGCATCGGCCTTCCCGTCTACAACGGCGAGGAGTATCTGGCCGAGTCGCTGGACGCCCTCCTGGGGCAGACCTACGAGGACTTCGAACTGGTGATCTCCGACAACGCGTCGACCGACGGCACCCGGGACATCTGCCGCCGGTACGCCGCGCAGGACTCGCGCATCCGGTACATCCGGCTGCCCCGCAACATCGGCGCCGCGCCGAACCACAACTACGTGTTCACCGAGTGCCGCGGCGAGCTGTTCAAGTGGGCCTCGCACGACGACCTCTACGCCCGGGACCTGCTGCGCAGTTGTGTGGCGGCGCTGGACGAGCGGCCGGAGGTGGTCCTCGCGCACGCCGGCCAGGCCGTCATCGACGGCGACGGCAAGGTGAAGGTCCCCTACGAGTACGGGCTCGCCACCGACTCCCCGCGCGCTCCGGAGCGCTTCCGCAGCCTGCTCTTCGAGCCCGGGGGCGACGACTTCTACGGGGTGATGCGGTCCGCGATGCTGCGCCGGGTCAAGCCGCACGACAGCTACCACCACGCGGACCGCACCTTCGTCGCCGAGATCACCCTGCACGGCCCCTTCCACCAGGTGCCGGAGCTGCTGTACTTCCGCCGCGACCACCCCACCCGCGCCGAACGGGCGAACCCCTCCAAGCGCTCCCGGTGCGTCAACCTGGACCCGCGCCGGGCGGGCCCGCTGCACCCGACGCCCCGGCTGCTCGCCGAGTACGTCTGGGGCTTCGCCTCGGCGATCGGGCGGGCGCCGCTGTCCTCGGCCGACCGGCGTGCCTGCCACCGCCATCTGGCGGCGTGGCTGACCAGCCGGGTCCGGCCGGGCGTCGGCGAGCGGGTCGAGGACCGCGCTCCCGTCGACCCGGACCGGCTCACCGTCTCCGTCGACGACCTGGTCGCCGGCCGCGAGGGAAGGCAGGCATGA
- a CDS encoding MATE family efflux transporter produces MTVEGEKTTTPAEPARRGVVGRLSWGLADQAASSLSNFVVGIYVARSLGLTAFGVFSLAWVTYGVVLNVSRGLATDPLVVRFSGVPESSWHGAVARASGAALLVGAGIGTVSLVAGLAIGGQVGAAFAALGVVLPGLLLQDAWRYSFFAAGVGRKAFVNDVVWAVALVPAMVVAARAGSVPAFLLAWGGSAAVAGVYGWFQSGIRPRPAGAREWHRDHRDLGYRYLVENVGVSGAGQIRAYGLGAIVGVGAVGVIRGAELLLGPFLAVLMGLSLVTVAEAARVLRQAPRRLGKFCFLLGAGQTVAALLWGAALLLVPDRLGELVLGDVWSGASELIVPVTLSVAGAGLGTGAAAGLRALAAARRSLRCQLFASACYVAGGLGGAVAGGTVGSAWGAAAASVCGSVVWWLQLRAALRERDHHSIPEVRTT; encoded by the coding sequence ATGACCGTCGAAGGGGAGAAGACGACGACACCGGCGGAACCCGCCCGGCGGGGCGTCGTCGGCAGGCTGTCCTGGGGGCTGGCCGACCAGGCGGCCTCCAGCCTGTCCAACTTCGTGGTGGGCATCTACGTGGCACGCTCGCTGGGGCTGACCGCGTTCGGCGTGTTCAGCCTGGCCTGGGTGACCTACGGCGTGGTCCTCAACGTCTCCCGCGGGCTGGCCACCGACCCGCTGGTGGTGCGCTTCAGCGGCGTGCCGGAGTCGTCCTGGCACGGCGCGGTGGCCCGGGCGTCGGGCGCCGCGCTGCTGGTCGGCGCCGGGATCGGCACGGTGTCCCTGGTCGCCGGGCTGGCCATCGGCGGCCAGGTGGGAGCCGCGTTCGCCGCGCTCGGCGTCGTACTGCCGGGGCTGCTGCTCCAGGACGCCTGGCGGTACTCGTTCTTCGCCGCGGGTGTCGGCCGCAAGGCGTTCGTCAACGACGTCGTGTGGGCCGTCGCGCTCGTCCCGGCCATGGTGGTGGCGGCCCGCGCGGGCAGCGTGCCCGCCTTCCTCCTCGCCTGGGGCGGATCGGCCGCGGTGGCCGGGGTGTACGGCTGGTTCCAGTCCGGCATCAGGCCGAGGCCGGCCGGGGCGCGCGAGTGGCATCGCGACCACCGCGACCTCGGCTACCGGTACCTGGTCGAGAACGTCGGCGTCAGCGGCGCCGGCCAGATACGGGCGTACGGGCTCGGCGCGATCGTCGGGGTCGGTGCCGTGGGTGTGATCCGGGGCGCCGAACTGCTGCTCGGCCCGTTCCTCGCCGTGCTGATGGGGCTGTCGCTGGTCACCGTGGCGGAGGCGGCGCGGGTACTCAGGCAGGCTCCGCGGCGGCTCGGGAAGTTCTGCTTCCTGCTGGGCGCCGGGCAGACCGTCGCCGCGCTGCTGTGGGGCGCGGCACTGCTGCTGGTGCCGGACCGGCTCGGCGAACTGGTCCTCGGCGACGTCTGGAGCGGCGCTTCGGAGCTCATCGTGCCGGTCACGCTCAGCGTCGCGGGCGCCGGGCTCGGCACCGGCGCGGCGGCCGGGCTGCGCGCTCTGGCTGCGGCCCGGCGCAGTCTGCGCTGCCAGTTGTTCGCCTCCGCCTGCTACGTCGCGGGCGGGCTCGGCGGTGCGGTCGCGGGCGGCACGGTCGGTTCGGCCTGGGGCGCCGCCGCCGCGTCCGTCTGCGGTTCGGTCGTGTGGTGGCTGCAGTTGCGGGCCGCCCTGCGCGAGCGCGACCACCATTCCATTCCCGAAGTGAGGACCACATGA
- a CDS encoding DUF4910 domain-containing protein, which yields MAPMTQAGGEMYALVERLYPLCRSITGDGVRATLDIVDEYIPLHMHEVPTGTQVLDWTVPQEWNIRDAYVADATGRRVVDFAASSLHVLGYSVPVSATMPLAELRPHLHTLPDHPAWVPYRTSYYRPQWGFCLAQETLDALPEGDYEVRIDSTLADGHLTYAEHVVQGQVSDEVIVSCHVCHPSLANDNLAGIAVATFLARELAERNPYYTYRFVFAPGTIGAITWLARNRERVERVKHGLVLACAGDPGQVTYKQSRRGDAEIDRVLRHVLTDSERPHRVVEFTPYGYDERQYCSPGFDLGVGSLTRTPYAGYPEYHTSADNLDFVSPAAMADTLAVCREAFSVLDRNRRYVNLSPYGEPQLGRRGLYDSLGGRSDAKQAQMAMLWVLSLSDGEHSLLDVAEQSGLPFETVVEAADALHGAGLVKA from the coding sequence GTGGCGCCGATGACCCAGGCCGGAGGGGAGATGTACGCGCTGGTGGAGCGGTTGTACCCGCTGTGCCGGAGCATCACGGGCGACGGTGTGCGCGCGACCCTGGACATCGTCGACGAGTACATCCCCCTGCACATGCACGAGGTGCCGACCGGGACACAGGTGCTGGACTGGACGGTGCCGCAGGAGTGGAACATCCGGGACGCGTACGTCGCCGACGCCACCGGCCGCCGGGTCGTCGACTTCGCCGCGTCCAGCCTCCATGTGCTCGGCTACAGCGTGCCGGTGTCGGCGACGATGCCGCTGGCCGAGCTGCGTCCGCACCTGCACACCCTGCCGGACCATCCGGCCTGGGTGCCGTACCGCACGAGCTACTACCGGCCCCAGTGGGGCTTCTGCCTGGCCCAGGAGACACTCGACGCGCTGCCGGAGGGCGACTACGAGGTCCGCATCGACTCCACGCTGGCGGACGGCCACCTCACCTACGCCGAGCACGTGGTGCAGGGCCAGGTGTCCGACGAGGTGATCGTCTCCTGCCACGTCTGCCACCCGTCGCTGGCCAACGACAACCTGGCCGGCATCGCGGTGGCCACGTTCCTGGCCCGGGAGCTGGCGGAGCGGAATCCGTACTACACCTACCGGTTCGTCTTCGCGCCCGGCACCATCGGGGCGATCACCTGGCTGGCCCGCAACCGGGAGCGGGTGGAACGGGTCAAGCACGGCCTGGTGCTGGCCTGCGCGGGCGACCCCGGGCAGGTGACGTACAAGCAGAGCCGGCGTGGCGACGCGGAGATCGACCGGGTGCTGCGGCATGTGCTGACCGACTCCGAACGACCGCACCGGGTCGTGGAGTTCACGCCCTACGGCTACGACGAGCGGCAGTACTGCTCGCCCGGCTTCGACCTCGGCGTGGGCTCGCTCACCCGGACTCCCTACGCGGGCTATCCGGAGTACCACACGTCCGCGGACAACCTGGACTTCGTCTCCCCGGCGGCGATGGCGGACACGCTCGCCGTCTGCCGCGAGGCGTTCTCCGTCCTCGACCGCAACCGGCGGTACGTCAACCTCAGTCCGTACGGGGAGCCGCAGCTGGGAAGGCGTGGGCTGTACGACTCGCTGGGCGGCCGCAGCGACGCCAAGCAGGCCCAGATGGCCATGCTCTGGGTGCTCAGCCTCTCCGACGGCGAGCACAGCCTGCTCGACGTCGCCGAGCAGTCCGGGCTGCCGTTCGAGACCGTCGTCGAAGCGGCCGACGCCCTGCACGGCGCCGGACTCGTCAAGGCATGA
- a CDS encoding NAD-dependent epimerase/dehydratase family protein, which yields MRVLLTGHQGYLGTVMAPVLTAAGHEVVGLDSGLFADCVLGPAPDDPPGQRVDLRDLTAEHVAGVDAVIHLAALSNDPLGSLAPELTYDINHHASVRLARLARDAGVQRFLYASTCSVYGAAGGGDLVTEDAPLRPVTPYAESKVRVEDDLHALSDGDFSPVYMRNATAFGFSPRLRADIVLNNLVGHALLSGEVLVLSDGTPWRPLVHAADIARAFAAALVAPREAVHDRAFNIGSEVNNVTVAEIAEEVAEAVSGSKVVITGETGADPRSYRVDFSRFRAAIPGFDCEWTVKQGALELAEAYRKHGLTREDFEQRFTRLAVLRAAAGTGSVDDTLRWRR from the coding sequence TTGCGCGTACTGCTCACCGGACACCAGGGCTACCTGGGCACCGTGATGGCCCCGGTCCTCACGGCCGCCGGACACGAGGTCGTCGGCCTCGACTCCGGACTGTTCGCCGACTGCGTCCTGGGTCCGGCGCCCGACGACCCGCCGGGGCAGCGGGTCGACCTGCGCGACCTCACGGCCGAGCACGTGGCGGGGGTGGACGCGGTGATCCACCTGGCCGCGCTCTCCAACGACCCGCTGGGCTCGCTGGCGCCGGAGCTGACCTACGACATCAACCACCACGCGTCGGTGCGGCTGGCCCGGCTGGCCCGCGACGCCGGGGTGCAGCGCTTCCTGTACGCGTCGACGTGCTCGGTCTACGGCGCCGCGGGCGGGGGCGACCTGGTGACCGAGGACGCCCCGCTGCGCCCGGTGACGCCGTACGCGGAGTCCAAGGTGCGGGTGGAGGACGATCTGCACGCGCTGTCCGACGGCGACTTCAGCCCGGTGTACATGCGCAACGCCACCGCCTTCGGCTTCTCGCCCCGGCTGCGCGCGGACATCGTGCTGAACAACCTGGTGGGCCACGCGCTGCTGTCCGGCGAGGTGCTGGTGCTCTCCGACGGCACCCCGTGGCGCCCGCTGGTGCACGCCGCCGACATCGCCCGGGCCTTCGCCGCCGCGCTGGTGGCGCCGCGGGAGGCGGTGCACGACCGGGCGTTCAACATCGGCAGCGAGGTCAACAACGTGACGGTCGCCGAGATCGCCGAGGAGGTGGCCGAGGCGGTGTCCGGCTCGAAGGTGGTGATCACCGGCGAGACGGGGGCCGATCCGCGCTCCTACCGGGTGGACTTCTCCCGGTTCCGGGCCGCGATCCCCGGCTTCGACTGCGAGTGGACGGTGAAGCAGGGCGCGCTCGAACTCGCCGAGGCCTACCGGAAGCACGGGCTGACCCGGGAGGACTTCGAGCAGCGCTTCACCCGCCTGGCCGTGCTGCGCGCGGCCGCCGGGACCGGCTCCGTCGACGACACCCTGCGGTGGCGCCGATGA
- a CDS encoding PIG-L deacetylase family protein — MIRLGAGSPERIVAVGAHCDDIAIGAGGTLLTVCLARPGVRVDALVLSGGGGEREREERAALAAFCPGADLRLTVLKLPDGRMPAHWEEAKAAVEELRERTEPELVLSPRTDDAHQDHRGLAKLMTTAFRDHLVLRYEIVKWDGDLGRPTAYQPLSEDVGEEKVRLLQEHYPSQRHRPWYDREAFLGLARIRGIECHARYAEAFDVAKLTLNLGG; from the coding sequence GTGATACGGCTCGGTGCCGGGAGCCCGGAACGGATCGTCGCGGTGGGCGCGCACTGCGACGACATCGCCATCGGTGCCGGCGGCACGCTGCTGACGGTGTGCCTGGCGCGGCCGGGGGTGCGCGTCGACGCGCTGGTGCTCTCCGGTGGTGGCGGTGAGCGGGAGCGGGAGGAGCGGGCCGCGCTGGCCGCCTTCTGCCCGGGCGCCGACCTGCGGCTGACGGTGCTCAAGCTGCCGGACGGCCGGATGCCGGCGCACTGGGAGGAGGCCAAGGCCGCGGTCGAGGAGCTGCGCGAGCGGACCGAGCCGGAGCTGGTGCTGTCCCCGCGCACCGACGACGCGCACCAGGACCACCGCGGTCTGGCGAAACTGATGACCACCGCGTTCCGCGACCACCTGGTGCTGCGCTACGAGATCGTCAAGTGGGACGGCGACCTGGGCCGCCCGACGGCGTACCAGCCGCTGTCGGAGGACGTCGGCGAAGAGAAGGTGCGGCTGCTGCAGGAGCACTACCCCTCGCAGCGGCACCGCCCCTGGTACGACCGGGAGGCCTTCCTCGGCCTCGCCCGGATCCGCGGCATCGAATGCCACGCGCGCTATGCCGAGGCGTTCGACGTCGCCAAACTCACTCTCAACCTGGGGGGTTGA
- a CDS encoding glycosyltransferase family protein, whose translation MKVVLFCGGYGMRMREGALDDVPKPMAMVGPRPLIWHVMRYYAHFGHKEFILCLGYGAHHIKDFFLNYEETTSNDFVLRGGRTELLSADIADWTITFAQTGIESPIGERLRRVRHHLDGDEMFLANYADVLTDAPLPEMIDSFARRDAGASMMVVPPQSSFHCVDLGEDGLVGGITAVSDLPLWENGGYFVLRQEVFDHIPENGDLVADGCTQLAKRGRLVAHQHRGFWKPTDTVKERAALDAAYARGERPWAVWERDGAMSGAGVRTA comes from the coding sequence ATGAAGGTCGTACTGTTCTGCGGCGGCTACGGGATGCGGATGCGCGAGGGCGCCTTGGACGACGTGCCCAAACCGATGGCGATGGTCGGCCCGCGGCCGCTGATCTGGCACGTCATGCGCTACTACGCGCACTTCGGGCACAAGGAGTTCATCCTCTGCCTCGGCTACGGGGCCCACCACATCAAGGACTTCTTCCTCAACTACGAGGAGACGACCTCCAACGACTTCGTGCTGCGGGGCGGACGGACCGAGCTGCTCTCCGCCGACATCGCCGACTGGACGATCACGTTCGCGCAGACCGGTATCGAGTCGCCCATCGGGGAGCGCCTGCGCCGGGTGCGGCACCATCTGGACGGCGACGAGATGTTCCTCGCCAACTACGCGGACGTGCTCACCGACGCACCGCTGCCCGAGATGATCGACTCCTTCGCCCGGCGGGACGCGGGCGCCTCGATGATGGTGGTGCCGCCGCAGTCCTCGTTCCACTGCGTGGACCTCGGTGAGGACGGTCTGGTGGGCGGCATCACCGCGGTGAGCGACCTGCCGCTGTGGGAGAACGGCGGCTACTTCGTGCTCCGCCAGGAGGTCTTCGACCACATCCCGGAGAACGGGGACCTGGTGGCCGACGGATGCACCCAACTGGCCAAGCGGGGGCGGCTGGTGGCGCACCAGCACCGGGGCTTCTGGAAGCCGACCGACACGGTGAAGGAGCGCGCCGCGCTCGACGCCGCCTACGCCCGGGGGGAGCGCCCGTGGGCCGTGTGGGAACGGGACGGCGCGATGTCGGGCGCCGGGGTGAGGACCGCGTGA
- a CDS encoding class I SAM-dependent methyltransferase, with translation MTRCRLCGSAAMESVVDLGATPPCESFLAADQLDRPEPAYPLHLRVCTDCWLAQIPALITPEETFTQYAYFSSYSSSWVEHARTFVTGAVERLGLGPDSFVVEVASNDGYLLRHMVDRGIRCLGVEPSVNVGAAAREAGVPTLTEFLSPDTGAAVSAEHGPADLVVANNVYAHIPDVVGFTQGLRALVADDGWVSIEVQHLLTLIEENQYDTIYHEHFQYYTVASAIRALASGGLALVDVELLPTHGGSIRLWARPAEVAGEPSRRVSDVLDREKAAGLRELSGYTEFSSRVAKVRRDLLRFLIDAAERGDTVVGYGAPGKGNTLLNHCGVRPDLLAYTVDRNPYKHGRFTPGTRIPILSPERIAADRPDYVLVLPWNLREELVEQLSFVHEWGGRLVFPIPELSVVEAASEKGTA, from the coding sequence ATGACACGATGCCGACTCTGCGGTTCGGCGGCGATGGAGAGCGTCGTCGATCTCGGAGCGACTCCGCCGTGCGAGAGCTTCCTCGCCGCGGACCAACTGGACCGGCCGGAGCCGGCGTACCCGTTGCACCTGCGGGTGTGCACCGACTGCTGGCTGGCGCAGATCCCCGCGCTGATCACGCCCGAGGAGACGTTCACGCAGTACGCGTACTTCTCCTCGTACTCGAGCTCCTGGGTGGAGCACGCGCGGACGTTCGTCACCGGCGCCGTGGAGCGGCTGGGCCTCGGCCCGGACTCCTTCGTGGTCGAGGTGGCGAGCAACGACGGGTATCTGCTCAGGCACATGGTGGACCGCGGGATCCGCTGCCTGGGCGTGGAGCCGTCGGTGAACGTCGGTGCGGCGGCGCGGGAGGCGGGGGTGCCCACGCTCACGGAGTTCCTGAGCCCGGACACCGGCGCGGCCGTGTCCGCCGAGCACGGCCCGGCGGACCTGGTGGTGGCCAACAACGTGTACGCGCACATCCCGGACGTGGTCGGCTTCACCCAGGGGCTGCGTGCCCTGGTCGCCGACGACGGCTGGGTCTCGATCGAGGTGCAGCACCTGCTGACCCTGATCGAGGAGAACCAGTACGACACGATCTACCACGAGCACTTCCAGTACTACACGGTCGCGTCCGCGATCCGGGCGCTGGCGAGCGGCGGCCTCGCGCTGGTGGACGTCGAGCTGCTGCCCACGCACGGGGGTTCCATCCGGCTGTGGGCGCGGCCCGCCGAGGTGGCGGGTGAGCCGAGCCGCCGGGTGAGTGACGTGCTGGACCGGGAGAAGGCGGCCGGGCTGCGGGAGCTGTCCGGGTACACCGAGTTCTCGTCCCGGGTGGCCAAGGTGCGGCGGGACCTGCTGCGGTTCCTGATCGACGCGGCCGAGCGCGGCGACACGGTGGTCGGCTACGGCGCCCCGGGCAAGGGCAACACGCTGCTCAACCACTGCGGCGTCCGGCCCGACCTGCTCGCGTACACGGTCGACCGCAATCCCTACAAGCACGGCAGGTTCACCCCGGGCACCCGCATTCCGATCCTGTCGCCCGAGCGGATCGCCGCCGACCGGCCGGACTACGTCCTCGTCCTGCCGTGGAACCTGCGGGAGGAGCTGGTCGAGCAGCTCTCCTTCGTGCACGAGTGGGGCGGCCGCCTGGTCTTCCCCATACCGGAACTGAGCGTGGTCGAGGCCGCGTCCGAGAAGGGCACAGCATGA
- a CDS encoding glycosyltransferase: MHVLVVHNRYNSAQPSGENNVVDQEVALLRAAGHRVGLFERRSDDIASRSLLGKVAVPLLVPWNPAVRRELADRLRTERPDVVHVHNVFPLLSPAVLAACADAGVPAVATLHNYTQVCPPGTLQRDGRPCTECVGAAPLPAVRHGCYRNSRLATVPLAVGLSVNRRRWWSGVERFFCISAAQREVLVGAGLPAERLAVKHNFVPDPEARRAGPGEHLLYLGRLAEAKGVRLLMEAWDELAADGGVGVPLVVAGTGPLEREVTAWAAGRDDVRYVGLYDPEQCRRALARSVAVVAPSTWLEAFGLVVVEAMAAGVPAVAAGHGAFAELVDDGVTGLLHRPGEAASLASRIRRIAAEPERNQEMGRAARRRYEQGFSPAVGLERLLEGYRTAIAGRSALARDGDVRAGRGDGGSR; the protein is encoded by the coding sequence ATGCACGTCCTCGTGGTGCACAACCGATACAACTCGGCCCAGCCGAGCGGCGAGAACAACGTCGTCGACCAGGAGGTGGCGCTGCTGCGCGCGGCCGGCCACCGGGTGGGCCTGTTCGAGCGGCGCAGTGACGACATCGCCTCGCGGTCCCTGCTCGGCAAGGTCGCCGTGCCGCTCCTCGTGCCGTGGAACCCGGCGGTCCGCCGGGAGCTGGCCGACCGGCTGCGCACCGAGCGGCCGGACGTGGTGCACGTGCACAACGTCTTCCCGCTGCTGTCCCCGGCGGTGCTGGCCGCCTGCGCCGACGCCGGGGTCCCGGCCGTCGCCACGCTGCACAACTACACGCAGGTCTGCCCGCCCGGCACACTCCAGCGCGACGGCCGGCCGTGCACCGAGTGCGTCGGGGCGGCGCCGCTGCCCGCCGTGCGGCACGGCTGCTACCGGAACTCGCGGCTGGCGACGGTGCCGCTCGCGGTCGGCCTGTCGGTGAACCGGCGGCGCTGGTGGTCCGGTGTGGAGCGGTTCTTCTGCATCTCGGCGGCGCAGCGTGAGGTCCTGGTGGGGGCGGGCCTGCCGGCCGAACGGCTGGCGGTGAAGCACAATTTCGTGCCCGACCCCGAGGCGCGCCGTGCGGGCCCCGGCGAGCACCTGCTGTACCTCGGCCGCCTCGCGGAGGCCAAGGGCGTACGGCTGCTCATGGAGGCGTGGGACGAGCTGGCCGCGGACGGCGGCGTGGGCGTTCCGCTCGTCGTCGCCGGCACGGGGCCGCTGGAACGCGAGGTGACCGCCTGGGCGGCGGGCCGGGACGACGTGCGCTACGTCGGCCTGTACGACCCGGAGCAGTGCAGGCGGGCCCTCGCCCGCTCGGTGGCCGTGGTGGCTCCCTCGACGTGGCTGGAGGCGTTCGGCCTGGTGGTCGTGGAGGCGATGGCGGCGGGGGTACCGGCCGTCGCCGCCGGGCACGGCGCCTTCGCCGAGCTCGTCGACGACGGGGTGACCGGGCTGCTGCACCGGCCGGGCGAGGCCGCCTCGCTCGCGTCCCGCATCCGCCGGATCGCGGCGGAGCCGGAGCGCAACCAGGAGATGGGCCGGGCGGCCCGGCGCCGGTACGAGCAGGGCTTCAGCCCGGCCGTCGGCCTGGAGCGCCTGCTGGAGGGGTACCGCACCGCGATCGCGGGGCGGTCGGCACTGGCTCGCGACGGGGACGTCCGCGCGGGCAGGGGGGATGGGGGCAGTAGATGA
- a CDS encoding O-antigen ligase domain-containing protein: METGRTPKLVGTVWGLLILNTLGSTGAETVVPLPRSLIQMVTMGALAVAFSLALALNLRLRVRASAFLFLLTLLLVPSVISSTDLESGFGALFRCARLGLFVGTLWLLSRWWDGGPTFVRHHIRMYFAVLCTVAAGALVSPGAAMPDLYGGRLVGALWPLTPPQIGQYAAVIIGLALLLVLSRQTDRRSAALVIVPSLLLLVLTHTRTATLGLLVGLTLAIGSLALTSAAARRFFSWAVLCAAVAAVAFASALHAWFLRGQSEENFSNLTGRAKVWDALLAAPRTVGEKVFGIGLGDKSFDGLPIDNSWLAVYHEQGLIGIALVATVFVVLGGVALLRPPSPARACAIFLISYCALASYTEAGLGDASPYLLHLAVAASLLASPAAATPPVTPEPPRRRVPRWARTPEVT, encoded by the coding sequence ATGGAGACCGGGCGCACGCCGAAGCTGGTCGGGACGGTCTGGGGGCTGCTGATCCTCAACACGCTCGGCTCCACGGGGGCGGAGACCGTCGTCCCGCTGCCCCGCTCGCTCATCCAGATGGTCACCATGGGCGCGCTGGCCGTCGCGTTCTCGCTGGCGCTCGCGCTCAATCTCCGGCTGCGGGTGCGCGCCAGCGCCTTCCTGTTCCTGCTCACCCTGCTGCTGGTGCCGAGCGTGATCTCCAGCACGGACCTGGAGTCCGGGTTCGGCGCGCTGTTCCGCTGTGCCCGGCTGGGCCTCTTCGTGGGCACCCTGTGGCTGCTCAGCCGCTGGTGGGACGGCGGCCCCACGTTCGTCCGGCACCACATCCGGATGTACTTCGCGGTGCTCTGCACGGTGGCCGCGGGCGCGCTCGTCTCACCGGGTGCGGCCATGCCCGACCTGTACGGCGGGCGGCTGGTCGGCGCCCTGTGGCCGCTCACCCCGCCCCAGATCGGCCAGTACGCGGCGGTGATCATCGGTCTCGCCCTGCTGCTCGTGCTGAGCCGCCAGACCGACCGGCGCAGCGCGGCCCTGGTGATCGTTCCGTCCCTGCTGCTGCTGGTGCTGACCCATACCCGCACGGCCACCCTCGGTCTGCTCGTCGGCCTGACGCTGGCGATCGGCTCGCTCGCCCTCACCAGCGCCGCCGCCCGCCGTTTCTTCTCCTGGGCGGTGCTGTGCGCCGCGGTGGCCGCGGTGGCGTTCGCCTCCGCGCTGCACGCGTGGTTCCTGCGCGGCCAGAGCGAGGAGAACTTCAGCAATCTCACCGGCCGGGCCAAGGTCTGGGACGCCCTGCTGGCGGCCCCCAGGACGGTGGGCGAGAAGGTGTTCGGCATCGGCCTGGGCGACAAGTCGTTCGACGGGCTGCCGATCGACAACAGCTGGCTGGCCGTCTACCACGAGCAGGGTCTGATCGGCATCGCCCTGGTGGCGACGGTCTTCGTCGTGCTGGGCGGGGTCGCGTTGCTGCGGCCGCCGTCCCCGGCGCGGGCCTGCGCGATCTTCCTGATCAGCTACTGCGCCCTCGCGTCGTACACCGAGGCGGGTCTGGGCGACGCCTCGCCGTACCTGCTGCACCTCGCCGTGGCCGCCTCGCTGCTGGCCTCGCCCGCCGCGGCCACGCCCCCGGTGACGCCCGAACCCCCGCGCCGCCGCGTCCCGCGCTGGGCCCGCACCCCGGAGGTGACCTGA